Proteins encoded in a region of the Takifugu flavidus isolate HTHZ2018 chromosome 10, ASM371156v2, whole genome shotgun sequence genome:
- the mcl1b gene encoding induced myeloid leukemia cell differentiation protein Mcl-1b codes for MNIITDRTALQTMNMMFQNGVVDGAGHSSPLIPMASRGSLSGNDSPKRPSKLSVIAPILRKAIQEGSQDIERSAPSTPEINSVNGLDVSGRPAEDEAALDNDTRQLLSRFMADFCGIGSHQWRESGALSTMKRVVANLMDKHRYVYNGMTKQLTLDDRGDDVSFVSSVAKSIFADGVTNWGRIASLVAFGAVVAQHMKDNGRRDCVEPVAQEISTYLLTDRRDWLIKNNGWEGFVEFFQVSDPESSVRNMLMAFAGVAGLGATLALLIR; via the exons ATGAATATTATTACGGATCGCACCGCGTTGCAAACCATGAATATGATGTTCCAAAATGGAGTCGTGGACGGAGCGGGGCATTCCTCCCCGCTGATCCCGATGGCTTCCAGAGGCTCCCTCAGCGGCAACGACAGCCCGAAGCGGCCCAGCAAGCTCTCCGTGATCGCACCCATATTGCGGAAGGCCATCCAGGAGGGCAGCCAGGACATCGAACGGTCGGCGCCGTCTACGCCGGAGATTAACTCGGTGAACGGGTTGGACGTGTCCGGGCGCCCGGCGGAGGACGAGGCGGCGTTAGACAACGACACGAGGCAGCTCCTCAGCCGCTTCATGGCGGACTTTTGCGGCATCGGTTCACATCAGTGGAGGGAGAGCGGAGCGCTGTCGACCATGAAGCGAGTGGTGGCGAACCTGATGGATAAGCACCGATACGTGTACAATG GGATGACCAAACAGTTGACCCTGGACGACAGAGGAGACGATGTGAGCTTCGTCAGCTCGGTAGCCAAAAGCATATTCGCAGACGGGGTCACCAACTGGGGGCGCATCGCCAGCCTAGTGGCCTTTGGAGCCGTGGTGGCCCAGCACATGAAGGACAATGGTCGGAGGGACTGCGTGGAGCCGGTGGCGCAGGAGATCTCCACGTACCTGTTGACGGACCGGCGGGACTGGCTGATCAAAAACAACGGCTGG GAAGGATTTGTGGAGTTTTTCCAAGTATCGGACCCAGAGTCGTCAGTCAGGAACATGCTGATGGCCTTCGCGGGGGTTGCCGGGCTCGGGGCCACGCTGGCCCTGTTGATCCGGTGA
- the ensab gene encoding endosulfine alpha b has protein sequence MSSENLDSDSQLDYEDEKQDGQEKHGNPVKAEEAKLKAKYPGLAQRPGGSDFLMKRLQKGQKYFDSGDYNMAKAKMKNKQLPVAGPDKNLVTGDHIPTPQDLPQRKSSLVTSKLAG, from the exons atGTCGTCAGAAAACTTGGACTCGGACTCTCAGCTGGACTATGAGGACGAGAAACAG GACGGACAGGAGAAGCACGGCAACCCTGTGAAAGCAGAGGAAGCCAAGCTGAAGGCCAAGTATCCCGGCCTGGCCCAGAGGCCCGGGGGCTCCGACTTCCTGATGAAGAGGTTACAGAAAGGG CAAAAGTATTTTGACTCGGGCGACTACAACATGGCCAAGGCAAAGATGAAGAACAAGCAGCTCCCGGTGGCGGGCCCCGACAAGAACCTGGTAACCGGCGACCACATTCCAACCCCCCAGGACCTACCCCAGAGGAAGTCCTCCTTGGTGACGAGCAAGCTAGCTGGCTAG